One genomic window of Corynebacterium pseudotuberculosis includes the following:
- a CDS encoding heme/hemin ABC transporter substrate-binding protein has product MNKFVRVAASVACALALVSCGVQGSYDSTKELRESFPTDVKDPRSFKGVSEVKNFDDVQPVADSVSPKLPVKLTDADGYEVEVTDVSRILALDIYGTYTKTLEGLGLTKNIVGRTVSSTENALKDLPVVTEGGHTINVEAVLNLRPSLVIVDHSIGPRDAIDQIRAAGVTTVVMEPTRTIDSVSEDIKNLGGVVGLNDEAVKLAERSVNEIHSAQEAIKEIAPKDPMKMAFLYARGNGGVFFIMGDGTGAKDLIEGLSAVDLAAEHKLSYAEPANAEALAKINPEAIIMMSGGLESTGGIDGLLSRPGVAQTTAGKNKRVITIPDGQSLAFGPLTGQTLLRTAQALYAPQT; this is encoded by the coding sequence ATGAATAAGTTTGTGCGTGTGGCTGCATCAGTGGCGTGTGCGTTGGCACTGGTAAGCTGCGGCGTTCAAGGGTCGTATGATTCCACTAAGGAGTTGCGCGAGTCCTTTCCTACGGATGTGAAGGATCCTCGGAGCTTCAAAGGAGTGTCGGAAGTAAAGAACTTTGACGACGTCCAACCGGTTGCAGACTCCGTTTCCCCAAAGCTTCCTGTGAAGCTGACCGATGCTGATGGATATGAGGTCGAAGTCACGGATGTTTCGCGAATTTTAGCTTTAGACATCTATGGCACATATACAAAGACCCTTGAGGGGTTGGGCCTAACAAAGAACATTGTGGGACGTACGGTGTCTTCAACGGAGAATGCGCTGAAGGATCTTCCAGTAGTCACAGAGGGTGGCCACACCATTAACGTGGAGGCTGTGCTGAATCTTCGTCCCTCGTTGGTTATTGTGGACCATTCCATTGGGCCGCGGGATGCCATTGATCAGATACGCGCTGCTGGTGTTACTACCGTGGTTATGGAGCCCACACGTACTATTGATTCGGTATCTGAGGATATTAAGAATCTCGGCGGGGTAGTAGGGCTTAACGACGAAGCCGTAAAGCTGGCCGAGCGAAGCGTCAATGAGATTCACTCGGCGCAGGAAGCCATTAAGGAAATTGCGCCAAAAGATCCAATGAAGATGGCGTTCCTTTATGCTCGTGGTAATGGCGGAGTCTTTTTTATCATGGGTGACGGCACAGGGGCTAAGGACCTTATCGAGGGATTAAGCGCTGTGGATCTTGCTGCTGAGCATAAGCTTTCTTACGCAGAACCCGCCAATGCAGAGGCCCTAGCCAAGATTAATCCTGAAGCAATCATCATGATGTCAGGTGGCTTGGAATCTACGGGAGGTATCGATGGCCTACTGTCGCGTCCAGGCGTCGCGCAAACGACTGCAGGTAAAAACAAACGAGTGATTACCATTCCCGATGGACAGTCTTTGGCATTTGGCCCGCTGACTGGCCAGACCCTCCTCCGAACCGCGCAGGCTTTATATGCTCCGCAAACGTAG
- a CDS encoding heme ABC transporter ATP-binding protein, which yields MSKQPAVVVRDLTVAIGEKILLDKVTFEARRGEITGLIGPNGAGKSTLLAAISGDLERSSGTIDILGHDPATSSPKSLARIRAVMMQDVSVSFEFLVRDVVAMGRRPWEGTEKQLFDDPLIDAALAATDAAHLAGRDVITLSGGERARVALSRVLAQQTPVVMLDEPTAALDIRHQEQVLGLMRTIARETDVAVIVVLHDLNAAAAYCNRIVCLANGSVAQEGNVDSVYTDENLSTVYGWPIHVEKREDDSLFVHPARDQGGKQEADFVALANQAAAATT from the coding sequence TTGAGTAAACAGCCGGCAGTCGTCGTCCGCGATCTTACCGTCGCTATCGGCGAGAAGATTTTGCTCGACAAAGTCACTTTTGAAGCTCGCCGGGGGGAAATCACTGGTCTGATCGGTCCTAACGGCGCGGGAAAATCGACGCTTCTTGCCGCAATTAGTGGTGATCTCGAGCGCTCAAGTGGCACCATCGACATTCTAGGGCACGACCCAGCTACCAGTTCACCGAAAAGCTTGGCGCGGATCCGTGCCGTGATGATGCAAGATGTGAGCGTCTCGTTTGAGTTTCTTGTACGCGATGTGGTCGCGATGGGGCGGCGTCCCTGGGAAGGTACCGAAAAACAGCTTTTCGACGACCCCCTCATCGACGCCGCTCTCGCAGCTACGGATGCTGCTCACCTGGCCGGGCGTGATGTAATCACCCTCTCTGGAGGCGAACGCGCGCGCGTGGCCTTGTCTCGGGTCCTGGCCCAGCAAACGCCTGTGGTGATGCTTGATGAGCCCACGGCTGCGTTGGATATTCGCCATCAAGAACAGGTTTTGGGGCTTATGCGCACAATTGCTCGTGAGACAGATGTGGCGGTGATCGTTGTGCTTCATGATCTCAACGCAGCCGCTGCGTATTGCAACCGAATAGTTTGTTTAGCTAACGGTTCCGTGGCTCAGGAAGGAAACGTCGATTCCGTCTACACAGACGAGAATCTGTCCACCGTATATGGGTGGCCAATTCATGTGGAAAAACGTGAAGATGACTCTCTTTTTGTTCATCCCGCGCGTGATCAGGGAGGCAAGCAGGAAGCTGATTTCGTGGCTTTGGCAAATCAAGCAGCGGCAGCCACTACCTAA
- a CDS encoding exodeoxyribonuclease III translates to MQITTVNVNGIRAAVKERSETNKGMLPWLDGSGSDVVLLQEVRASEKDTLTALAPALDAGWHYVGTPAAAKGRAGVGILSRSELFDVHVGIEGFEDSGRYIQATLHDGTDDVTVGSLYLPSGSAQTEKQDEKYRFLDVFEPFLEQAAKDHKYMVIGGDWNICHRREDLKNWKTNRKKSGFLPDERAFMDSVFGTFPDAASQVEDAGQWAGAVDYASDGKRKPALNPQWFDVARRLHPQDAPYTWWTYRGQAFDTNAGWRIDYQAATQAMLDRAEKTWVDKAEAYDLRWSDHSPLSVIYH, encoded by the coding sequence ATGCAGATTACGACGGTCAACGTTAATGGCATCCGCGCAGCCGTGAAAGAGCGCAGCGAAACGAATAAGGGCATGCTCCCATGGCTGGATGGCTCTGGTTCGGACGTAGTACTTTTGCAAGAGGTCCGAGCATCTGAAAAGGACACCTTGACAGCGCTTGCTCCGGCACTCGATGCTGGTTGGCACTATGTGGGAACTCCGGCCGCTGCTAAGGGGCGCGCCGGCGTAGGAATCTTGAGCCGATCTGAGCTTTTCGACGTTCACGTGGGAATCGAAGGATTTGAAGATTCTGGCCGGTATATCCAGGCAACGTTGCATGACGGCACCGATGACGTGACAGTCGGCTCGCTATATCTGCCTTCTGGCTCGGCACAGACGGAGAAACAGGATGAGAAGTACCGCTTTTTGGACGTCTTTGAGCCTTTCCTTGAGCAAGCGGCCAAAGACCATAAATACATGGTGATAGGCGGCGACTGGAATATCTGCCATCGGCGCGAAGACCTGAAAAATTGGAAGACCAATAGAAAGAAATCTGGATTCCTTCCCGACGAGCGCGCTTTTATGGATTCGGTATTTGGCACGTTCCCTGATGCTGCCTCTCAGGTGGAGGACGCTGGGCAATGGGCCGGTGCGGTGGACTATGCTTCTGATGGAAAACGCAAGCCGGCGCTTAACCCTCAATGGTTTGACGTGGCGCGTCGTCTGCACCCTCAGGACGCTCCTTATACTTGGTGGACGTATCGTGGCCAAGCCTTTGATACAAATGCCGGATGGCGCATTGATTATCAAGCTGCGACCCAAGCGATGCTAGATCGCGCTGAAAAGACCTGGGTGGATAAAGCTGAGGCTTATGATCTGCGATGGTCGGACCACTCGCCATTGAGCGTTATTTACCATTAA
- a CDS encoding MerR family transcriptional regulator, producing the protein MNELTIGEAAEFLGITTRALRHWDTIGLLEPQWRNHSDYRLYTEEDLTKAFTILVYREAGLSLKTIQNILEEPSTEKEHLQRQLKLLKQEIFRKESAILSVEKLLRGETSMTPQDFANAFSHDWSENYADYRDEAESRWGESEEWAASQSKVRSMSTNDWQNAQASDAAFVSELHSAWQAGVRPGSAAADRIVALHREQIDQWYESSLSKQLILAQMYVSDDRFAAHYQGLAPYLLELVRDAAQRGGVDVDNPSWV; encoded by the coding sequence ATGAACGAACTCACCATAGGTGAAGCAGCCGAATTTCTTGGCATAACCACACGCGCACTGCGGCACTGGGACACCATCGGATTGTTGGAGCCCCAATGGCGCAACCATAGCGACTACCGTCTCTACACCGAAGAAGACCTCACAAAGGCTTTTACTATCTTGGTGTATCGAGAAGCCGGGCTGAGCTTAAAAACCATCCAAAACATTTTGGAGGAGCCGTCCACGGAAAAAGAGCACCTTCAGAGGCAATTGAAATTACTTAAACAAGAGATTTTTAGGAAGGAATCGGCAATTCTTTCCGTCGAAAAGCTACTCCGAGGAGAAACTTCCATGACCCCGCAGGACTTTGCCAATGCTTTTTCCCATGACTGGAGCGAGAACTACGCTGACTATCGGGATGAGGCTGAGTCGCGGTGGGGTGAATCGGAGGAATGGGCGGCGTCGCAAAGCAAAGTGCGTTCAATGTCCACAAACGATTGGCAGAATGCCCAGGCCTCGGATGCAGCTTTTGTGTCCGAGTTACACAGCGCCTGGCAAGCGGGAGTGCGTCCTGGTTCCGCGGCAGCAGACCGGATCGTTGCGCTGCATCGCGAACAAATCGATCAATGGTACGAGTCTTCGCTTTCAAAACAACTCATTTTGGCGCAAATGTATGTGAGCGACGACCGCTTTGCCGCTCACTATCAGGGCCTTGCGCCTTATCTTTTGGAGCTTGTCCGCGACGCTGCCCAGCGCGGAGGTGTGGACGTGGATAATCCGTCGTGGGTTTAG
- a CDS encoding HtaA domain-containing protein: MFKRLAVPLAATMFAASIAVPQAVASEKCSIEVVGGTLSWGVKHSWRSYIQGPIARGKWETAGAVTEKGTNKSGADFAFTFDVDPHASQVTVDTEGKVTSAEIKTKTSSLTFTGHGDALQSIMKDPYVSIEGQSVKAGSSYEGYYVEGKEMTSYKASDRTEANKKTGTDTFAAGQLQGWKLDNEKLSFSGKNMKYTPKPLTDAKKNIIEGIDILFMGIYNDEYKPEIDDVNVELTVKKDCVIKQNQASGVAKGNSSKDASLGDFPKIWSIVLGVAGLAATVAILFQVLVKSGLLRNLPFIQK, from the coding sequence GTGTTTAAGCGACTCGCTGTTCCCTTGGCAGCCACAATGTTTGCTGCCAGCATCGCCGTCCCTCAGGCTGTGGCATCTGAAAAATGTTCGATCGAAGTTGTAGGTGGAACTCTCAGCTGGGGGGTTAAGCATTCCTGGCGGAGTTATATCCAAGGGCCTATCGCAAGAGGCAAATGGGAAACCGCAGGCGCGGTCACCGAAAAAGGAACGAATAAAAGCGGTGCCGATTTTGCTTTCACGTTCGATGTGGACCCTCACGCTTCTCAGGTGACTGTGGATACTGAAGGAAAGGTCACCTCGGCAGAGATCAAGACAAAAACGTCTTCTCTTACCTTTACCGGCCACGGCGATGCGCTGCAGTCGATAATGAAAGATCCCTATGTGTCTATTGAGGGGCAGAGTGTAAAGGCTGGATCCTCTTATGAAGGGTATTACGTAGAAGGCAAGGAGATGACCAGTTACAAGGCTTCAGATCGTACTGAGGCTAACAAAAAGACTGGCACGGATACCTTTGCTGCGGGACAGCTCCAGGGCTGGAAGCTTGATAATGAAAAGTTGAGCTTTTCCGGGAAAAATATGAAATACACCCCCAAGCCTCTTACTGATGCTAAGAAGAACATTATTGAGGGGATAGATATCCTATTCATGGGTATATATAACGATGAATACAAGCCGGAAATTGATGACGTCAACGTTGAACTGACAGTTAAGAAAGACTGTGTTATCAAACAAAATCAAGCGTCTGGCGTAGCAAAAGGGAATTCCTCGAAAGACGCCTCGCTTGGCGACTTCCCTAAGATTTGGAGCATTGTTCTTGGCGTTGCCGGACTTGCGGCTACCGTAGCTATTTTGTTCCAAGTTCTTGTGAAGTCTGGCCTTTTGCGTAATCTTCCCTTCATTCAAAAGTAG
- a CDS encoding FecCD family ABC transporter permease, whose protein sequence is MLRKRSTSVRDVFEHRARRRAILFIVLAGLAFVAFVTSLALGQYYVPLQDLPFILFNRGDEGLTTSVVWEIRLPRIVLGLLVGACLGVAGTLMQAVFANPLAEPSIIGVTSGAGVGAAAVIVFNIGFLGTFTVPVAAFISAVLVTVIIYQLARHQGKVAVVNLILTGIAINAVCNALISFLVYLAPTANREQIVFWQMGSLNGSQWKHVWVVLPIAIAGVLIAVRLGRQLDVLALGERAAVHTGIHVSRLRIIAIAASTILTAGAVSFAGLIGFVGLIVPHLLRSLVGPENKILLPASALTGAVLIAFADVAARTLIPFADLPIGIFTAIVGGPTFFILLRRMLKKGSVH, encoded by the coding sequence ATGCTCCGCAAACGTAGTACTTCAGTCCGTGATGTTTTTGAACACCGAGCTAGGCGCAGAGCGATACTCTTTATTGTTCTCGCCGGCTTGGCGTTTGTAGCGTTTGTAACTTCTCTTGCTTTAGGCCAATACTATGTTCCGCTGCAAGATCTGCCTTTTATCCTATTCAATCGAGGCGACGAGGGCCTTACCACTAGCGTGGTGTGGGAAATTCGGCTGCCACGTATTGTGCTAGGCCTTCTGGTTGGAGCCTGTTTAGGTGTGGCTGGCACATTGATGCAAGCAGTATTTGCCAACCCGCTTGCCGAACCCTCCATTATCGGTGTGACCTCGGGGGCTGGCGTGGGCGCTGCTGCCGTCATCGTGTTTAATATTGGTTTTCTGGGGACTTTTACGGTTCCTGTCGCTGCGTTTATCAGTGCAGTTTTGGTTACTGTGATTATTTATCAGTTGGCGCGCCATCAGGGAAAAGTTGCGGTGGTCAATCTTATCCTCACGGGTATCGCGATCAATGCCGTATGTAATGCTCTGATTTCTTTTCTGGTCTACTTGGCCCCCACAGCAAACCGGGAACAGATTGTCTTTTGGCAGATGGGTTCGCTTAACGGTTCGCAGTGGAAGCATGTTTGGGTGGTGTTGCCGATAGCAATAGCCGGTGTTTTGATAGCAGTCCGATTAGGACGCCAACTAGATGTCCTCGCGCTAGGGGAGCGGGCGGCCGTCCACACGGGGATTCATGTTTCTCGGTTGCGGATTATCGCTATTGCGGCATCGACCATTCTGACTGCCGGCGCGGTTTCTTTTGCCGGTTTGATTGGGTTTGTTGGTCTTATCGTTCCGCACTTGCTGCGTAGTCTTGTTGGGCCAGAAAACAAGATTCTTTTACCGGCTTCTGCTCTCACGGGCGCTGTGCTCATTGCTTTTGCGGATGTCGCGGCTCGTACGTTGATTCCTTTTGCGGACTTGCCCATTGGTATTTTCACCGCAATAGTTGGCGGGCCGACATTTTTCATCTTGCTTCGTCGTATGCTCAAGAAAGGTTCGGTTCATTGA
- a CDS encoding NADP-dependent isocitrate dehydrogenase: MAKIIYTRTDEAPLLATYSLKPVVEAFASTAGIEVETRDISLAGRILSQFPEFLTEDQKVDDALAELGELAKTPEANIIKLPNISASVPQLKAAVTELQSQGYKLPNYPDSPSTEEEKDIRARYDAVKGSAVNPVLREGNSDRRAPIAVKNFAKKHPHRMGAWSADSKTNVVTMESNDFRHNEKSVIMPDNDTLTIKLVTDNGEKVLKDGLKVLKGEVVDGTFISARALDEFLADQVKRAKDEGVLFSAHLKATMMKVSDPIIFGHVVRAYFADVFAKYGEQLEAAGLNGENGLAAIYSGLESLPNGAEIKAAFDEALESGADIAMVNSAKGITNLHVPSDVIIDASMPAMIRTSGHMWNKNDEEQDTLAVIPDSSYAGVYQTVIADCKKNGAFDPTTMGTVPNVGLMAQKAEEYGSHDKTFKIEANGTVQVVSSAGEVLIEHNVEAGDIWRACQAKDAPIQDWVKLAVTRSRLSGMPAVFWLDPERAHDRNLAALVEKYLADHDTEGLDIHIMSPVEATQFSIDRIRRGEDTISVTGNVLRDYNTDLFPILELGTSAKMLSVVPLMAGGGLFETGAGGSAPKHVQQLVEENHLRWDSLGEFLALAESLRHFANTEGNTKAGILADTLDRATETLLNEGYSPSRKAGEIDNRGSHFFLTKFWAKELSIQSEDADLAATFTPVAEALETHSEDIADALLAVQGAPADLGGYYHPDDAKTTAVMRPVASYNDIISSIK, from the coding sequence ATGGCAAAGATCATCTACACTCGCACCGACGAAGCACCGCTTCTCGCCACCTACTCCCTCAAGCCGGTAGTCGAGGCGTTCGCCTCTACCGCGGGCATCGAGGTGGAGACCCGCGATATCTCCCTCGCAGGCCGCATCCTCTCACAATTCCCAGAGTTCCTCACAGAGGATCAAAAGGTCGACGATGCTCTTGCAGAACTCGGCGAGCTCGCCAAGACTCCGGAAGCAAACATTATTAAGCTGCCCAACATCTCAGCTTCCGTTCCTCAGCTTAAAGCCGCAGTCACCGAATTACAGTCCCAAGGCTACAAGCTCCCGAATTATCCCGACTCCCCTTCCACCGAAGAGGAAAAGGATATTCGCGCCCGCTATGACGCGGTCAAGGGCTCGGCCGTCAACCCTGTGCTCCGCGAGGGCAATTCAGATCGTCGTGCGCCCATCGCAGTAAAGAATTTTGCCAAGAAGCACCCTCACCGCATGGGTGCATGGTCCGCAGATTCCAAGACCAACGTGGTCACGATGGAAAGTAACGACTTCCGCCATAACGAGAAGTCCGTGATCATGCCTGACAACGACACCCTCACCATTAAACTGGTAACCGATAATGGGGAAAAAGTCCTTAAAGACGGGCTTAAAGTTCTCAAAGGTGAGGTCGTGGATGGAACCTTCATTTCCGCCCGGGCGCTCGATGAATTCCTCGCAGATCAGGTCAAGCGTGCAAAGGATGAGGGCGTCCTCTTCTCCGCACATCTCAAGGCCACCATGATGAAGGTCTCCGACCCCATCATCTTTGGGCATGTCGTCCGCGCTTACTTTGCAGATGTATTTGCAAAGTACGGTGAGCAGCTAGAAGCAGCGGGGTTAAATGGCGAGAATGGCCTCGCCGCAATTTATTCCGGGTTGGAGTCTCTGCCCAATGGCGCCGAAATCAAAGCCGCGTTCGATGAGGCCCTTGAATCGGGCGCAGATATCGCCATGGTTAATTCCGCTAAAGGTATTACCAACCTCCATGTCCCCTCGGATGTCATTATCGACGCCTCCATGCCAGCCATGATCCGAACCTCTGGACACATGTGGAACAAGAATGATGAAGAACAGGACACACTAGCCGTTATCCCCGATTCCTCCTATGCCGGCGTGTACCAAACCGTTATTGCCGATTGCAAGAAGAATGGTGCATTCGATCCCACCACAATGGGCACCGTTCCCAACGTCGGGCTCATGGCGCAAAAAGCCGAGGAGTACGGCTCACACGATAAGACCTTCAAGATCGAAGCTAATGGCACCGTGCAGGTTGTAAGTTCCGCGGGAGAGGTCCTGATTGAGCACAACGTAGAAGCCGGCGATATTTGGCGCGCCTGCCAGGCCAAAGATGCACCCATTCAAGACTGGGTCAAACTGGCGGTCACTCGTTCACGGCTCTCTGGCATGCCTGCAGTATTCTGGCTCGACCCTGAACGAGCTCATGATCGTAACCTAGCAGCCCTCGTGGAAAAGTATCTTGCCGACCACGATACCGAGGGCCTCGATATTCACATCATGAGCCCCGTCGAGGCCACGCAGTTCTCCATCGACCGCATCCGCCGCGGGGAGGACACCATCTCCGTTACCGGAAACGTGCTCCGTGATTACAACACGGATCTCTTCCCGATCCTCGAGCTCGGCACCTCTGCAAAGATGCTCTCCGTGGTTCCACTCATGGCCGGCGGTGGACTCTTTGAAACAGGCGCCGGCGGTTCTGCCCCCAAGCATGTCCAACAGCTTGTCGAGGAAAACCACCTCCGCTGGGACTCTCTTGGCGAGTTCCTAGCTCTTGCAGAGTCCCTACGTCACTTTGCCAATACAGAGGGCAACACCAAGGCCGGAATACTTGCAGATACCCTCGACCGTGCCACCGAAACCCTCCTCAACGAGGGCTACTCCCCATCGCGCAAAGCGGGCGAAATCGACAACCGTGGTTCGCATTTCTTCCTTACTAAGTTCTGGGCGAAGGAATTGTCGATTCAGTCCGAAGACGCTGACCTCGCTGCCACCTTCACCCCTGTCGCAGAGGCCTTGGAAACACACTCAGAGGATATCGCCGACGCACTCCTCGCAGTTCAGGGCGCTCCTGCAGATCTTGGCGGCTATTACCATCCCGACGATGCCAAGACCACCGCTGTCATGCGTCCCGTTGCTAGCTACAACGACATCATTAGTTCCATAAAGTAG
- a CDS encoding HtaA domain-containing protein: MLKPRKLVLGLMSVAALATAPLSVVFASHAYAAEEQCSFDWGIKQTFRYYMLKGAAGQTGGQWATEGIGFSGSDTGHDGAFNFTPSKARVEGTTATIPFGGLIHFKGHDHGGGVYLLDMTLSDWKVVTNGSSAEIKVDYVSYESDMSNTHERGAQITGDDVTIATINLSNYADPSSGSVDLSGTTTLTSEGAKLFIAYQAGETMDDTRGHVRLDGQCSPSIEGGNGSGGSTGGKKRALSSIKGNFTGFNKEAMSILSETNDTMNATTIFMDNAGHFLDSLKDFETRGTGAGKTNSTTRTTRGSNATAANGQDSGKNRQFLPKTENQTPPSPSQQTAGNTTPQTCESDSKGIESATARWGVKKSFQSYITGSIAKGKWSLDQTTHSGGQFVFSGKSGAVDVAKRSGKIKFAGGVNFSGHNGILDLRISNIAIGFNGNSGVMYADVRSSDLQGNKSDYGHIPLANLSFASLDLSDSKVSGKASATLTKEGAGAFAGFYEAGTELDPVDFDAGLGGSADCDSSVAKAGANTATSNGAKKASGTTASAKQGDKDDSEESSIDSQNPQETGYKNGAKNFKIRQASDDKDGIDPNMYLLLIVAGFVIAGGSMGRLVLNNPS; the protein is encoded by the coding sequence ATGTTGAAACCTCGCAAATTGGTCTTAGGGCTGATGAGCGTTGCAGCCCTTGCAACTGCACCGCTATCAGTTGTCTTTGCCTCGCACGCGTACGCTGCTGAAGAACAATGCTCCTTTGACTGGGGTATCAAACAAACCTTTAGGTATTACATGCTTAAAGGAGCTGCAGGACAAACCGGTGGGCAGTGGGCTACGGAAGGAATCGGCTTTTCTGGTAGCGATACGGGACACGATGGAGCTTTTAACTTCACCCCAAGTAAAGCTCGTGTTGAAGGTACTACTGCCACCATTCCTTTCGGTGGCCTCATCCACTTCAAAGGACACGACCATGGTGGTGGCGTCTACCTGTTAGATATGACTCTTAGCGACTGGAAAGTTGTTACAAACGGTTCGTCTGCAGAAATTAAAGTTGATTACGTCTCTTATGAATCAGATATGAGTAATACTCATGAAAGAGGAGCTCAGATCACTGGTGACGATGTAACTATCGCCACGATTAATCTTTCGAACTATGCCGACCCCTCGAGCGGCTCTGTCGACTTAAGCGGTACGACAACTTTGACGAGCGAAGGCGCCAAACTATTCATCGCTTACCAAGCAGGGGAGACGATGGACGATACTCGGGGACACGTACGTCTTGATGGGCAGTGTTCCCCATCCATAGAGGGTGGTAATGGTTCTGGAGGATCAACAGGTGGCAAAAAGCGTGCGCTATCTTCGATCAAAGGAAACTTTACCGGCTTTAATAAAGAAGCCATGTCTATTTTGTCAGAAACCAATGACACCATGAACGCCACCACGATTTTCATGGACAATGCAGGCCACTTTCTCGATTCTTTGAAAGACTTTGAGACCCGTGGAACCGGGGCTGGAAAAACTAACTCGACGACGAGAACTACTCGAGGAAGTAACGCCACCGCCGCAAATGGCCAGGATTCTGGAAAGAATCGTCAATTCCTTCCCAAAACTGAGAACCAAACCCCACCTTCCCCCTCGCAACAAACCGCTGGAAACACCACCCCTCAGACATGCGAATCTGACTCTAAAGGAATAGAGAGTGCTACGGCTCGCTGGGGTGTGAAAAAATCGTTCCAGTCTTATATCACTGGCTCGATCGCCAAGGGAAAGTGGAGCCTGGACCAAACGACTCACAGTGGTGGACAGTTTGTGTTTTCCGGAAAATCTGGAGCTGTGGACGTAGCAAAGCGCTCAGGGAAAATTAAATTTGCAGGTGGAGTGAACTTTAGCGGCCACAACGGCATATTGGATCTACGTATCTCCAATATTGCAATTGGTTTTAATGGAAACAGCGGAGTGATGTATGCCGATGTTCGTTCATCTGATCTGCAAGGTAACAAGAGCGATTACGGTCATATACCGCTAGCCAATCTGAGCTTTGCTTCGCTGGATCTTTCGGACTCCAAGGTTTCAGGAAAGGCCTCTGCAACGTTAACTAAAGAGGGCGCTGGGGCTTTCGCTGGTTTTTATGAGGCTGGAACAGAGTTAGATCCTGTAGATTTTGATGCTGGCCTGGGCGGTTCCGCGGATTGTGATTCCAGCGTCGCTAAAGCTGGAGCTAACACTGCCACTAGCAACGGAGCTAAAAAAGCATCCGGAACCACGGCCTCTGCTAAGCAAGGAGACAAAGACGACAGCGAAGAATCGTCTATAGATTCCCAGAACCCACAAGAAACTGGCTATAAGAATGGTGCAAAGAACTTTAAGATCCGTCAGGCCTCCGATGACAAGGACGGTATCGATCCCAACATGTATCTGTTGCTCATTGTCGCTGGTTTTGTGATTGCTGGAGGCAGCATGGGGCGTTTGGTTCTTAACAATCCTTCATAG
- a CDS encoding MFS transporter produces the protein MQKMMRRPIPRQTDISEQRRLATMIALALGTFGLGITEFVTMGLLNQIAADFSVSEDTAGHVIAAYALGVMIGAPLITALTGMIPRRRLLLILTFAFVAGNALTFFASSFSVLIVARVIAGLPQGAFFSVASLAVASMAPEGQRGRSLAFVGMGLPLATVLGVPAAQALGHATSWHAAYLLVTIVGVVTLGLLWFLMPHMTKMKPTSPLTELGALARGQVWASLLIGSVGFGGMFAVYTYISWTMTQQAGLQENLMWLVLMAYGIGMIAGNWLGGRLSDWSVEYGIFWALIAIVVTLAGFFFTSHNAVLATINFGLIGLSGSLLIPSLQIRLMDVAGQAQTLAAALNQSALNIANAAGAQFGGIVIAAGYGYSAPALAGAALGIAAIILWIPAHIFRMRAEQKPTASAS, from the coding sequence GTGCAAAAAATGATGCGTCGCCCAATTCCCCGACAAACTGACATTTCTGAGCAGCGTCGGCTCGCCACCATGATCGCCTTGGCTCTCGGAACGTTTGGTCTGGGAATAACAGAGTTTGTCACGATGGGGCTGCTCAATCAGATCGCTGCGGATTTCAGCGTTAGCGAAGATACTGCAGGACATGTCATTGCCGCCTATGCCCTAGGCGTGATGATTGGCGCTCCTCTTATTACTGCACTAACGGGCATGATTCCGCGTCGTAGGCTTTTGCTCATCCTTACGTTTGCCTTTGTGGCCGGAAACGCATTGACCTTCTTTGCCTCCAGCTTTTCCGTACTTATTGTGGCGCGCGTTATCGCGGGTCTACCACAAGGCGCATTCTTCTCAGTAGCAAGCCTGGCCGTTGCGTCGATGGCGCCTGAGGGGCAGCGCGGCCGTTCTCTTGCTTTTGTTGGGATGGGTCTTCCCCTTGCCACTGTTTTGGGTGTTCCAGCTGCTCAAGCTCTAGGTCATGCCACGAGCTGGCACGCTGCATATTTGCTGGTGACTATCGTGGGCGTGGTTACTCTCGGCCTGCTCTGGTTCCTTATGCCTCACATGACCAAGATGAAGCCAACCAGTCCCTTGACAGAATTGGGGGCTCTGGCTCGCGGTCAGGTTTGGGCGTCGTTACTTATTGGCTCAGTGGGATTTGGCGGCATGTTTGCCGTATATACCTATATCTCTTGGACCATGACGCAACAAGCGGGGCTACAGGAAAATCTCATGTGGCTCGTGCTTATGGCTTATGGAATCGGAATGATCGCCGGAAACTGGCTTGGTGGCCGGTTATCTGACTGGAGTGTGGAATACGGAATTTTTTGGGCATTGATTGCCATCGTGGTCACCTTGGCCGGCTTCTTCTTTACCAGCCATAATGCCGTCTTAGCGACCATCAATTTTGGGCTCATCGGGCTCTCCGGCTCGCTGCTTATCCCCTCATTACAAATCCGGCTAATGGACGTTGCCGGCCAAGCGCAGACACTGGCTGCAGCGCTCAATCAGTCTGCCCTAAACATCGCCAATGCTGCAGGCGCACAGTTCGGAGGAATCGTAATCGCTGCCGGCTATGGTTATTCAGCACCTGCTCTCGCTGGTGCCGCACTAGGGATCGCTGCCATTATTCTGTGGATCCCCGCTCATATTTTCCGCATGCGAGCTGAGCAGAAGCCCACGGCGTCGGCAAGCTAA